Proteins from a genomic interval of Myxococcales bacterium:
- a CDS encoding ParA family protein — protein MGKVIAIASQKGGVGKTTTTVNLAASLATLKQRTLVLDLDEQNAVSFGLGLSRQQMENGLYDVFLGRKKLGEVIHGTVLPYLKAIPYGKGTLTDEFEKFVRQKGSAPLLKKYVNALRKSCDFILIDCPPGMGDLTIYALSATDSVLVPMQCEPLSLKTLTQILKIIRKVRRQINPDLVIEGLLMTMYDENYRIAREVCQQVWASFPEEVVFRNVIPRMEEFSSAFAVGRPIISQDPDAEVAKAYMQLAREVLAKRKKELEQHGEKFVAGPDAEAN, from the coding sequence ATGGGCAAGGTGATCGCCATTGCCAGTCAAAAAGGCGGCGTCGGTAAAACCACGACCACGGTCAATCTGGCCGCGAGTCTGGCGACGCTCAAGCAACGCACGCTCGTTCTCGATCTCGATGAGCAGAATGCCGTCAGTTTCGGGTTGGGTTTGTCGCGCCAGCAGATGGAAAACGGTCTCTACGACGTGTTTCTCGGTCGGAAAAAGCTGGGCGAGGTGATTCACGGCACCGTCCTGCCCTACCTCAAGGCAATTCCCTACGGCAAGGGCACTCTCACCGACGAGTTCGAAAAATTCGTCCGGCAAAAGGGCAGCGCCCCCCTGCTGAAAAAATACGTCAACGCCCTGCGCAAGAGCTGCGATTTCATTCTCATCGACTGCCCGCCGGGCATGGGCGATCTGACGATCTACGCCCTGAGCGCCACCGACAGCGTCCTGGTGCCGATGCAGTGCGAACCGCTGTCGCTCAAAACCCTGACCCAAATCCTGAAAATCATCCGCAAGGTCCGCCGCCAGATCAACCCCGACCTGGTCATCGAGGGCTTGCTGATGACGATGTACGACGAAAACTACCGCATCGCGCGCGAGGTCTGCCAGCAGGTCTGGGCCTCGTTCCCCGAGGAAGTGGTGTTTCGCAACGTCATCCCGCGCATGGAGGAATTCTCCAGCGCCTTCGCCGTCGGCCGGCCGATCATCAGTCAGGATCCGGACGCCGAGGTCGCCAAGGCCTACATGCAACTGGCCCGCGAGGTGCTGGCCAAGCGCAAGAAGGAATTGGAACAGCACGGCGAAAAATTCGTCGCCGGTCCGGACGCCGAAGCCAACTGA
- the ruvX gene encoding Holliday junction resolvase RuvX: MRALAIDVGSVRLGLAVSDPLGLTAQPLAVVRRSGPAKDLEAIRKVVAEREIDVLVLGLPFNMDGSEGPAAEAARAFGKLLEPLNLPIEFVDERLSTVMAESVLLSADLRRADRKEVRDKIAATIILQAWLDRRGRTAWV, from the coding sequence GTGCGGGCGCTGGCCATCGACGTCGGCTCGGTGCGGCTGGGGCTGGCGGTGTCCGATCCGCTCGGCCTGACCGCGCAGCCGCTGGCGGTGGTGCGCCGCTCCGGCCCGGCGAAGGATCTGGAGGCGATCCGGAAAGTCGTCGCGGAACGGGAAATCGACGTTCTCGTGCTGGGCCTGCCGTTCAACATGGACGGCAGCGAGGGCCCGGCGGCCGAGGCGGCGCGCGCCTTCGGGAAGTTATTGGAACCGCTGAACCTGCCGATCGAGTTTGTGGACGAGCGGCTGTCGACGGTCATGGCCGAATCGGTCCTGCTCTCCGCCGATTTGCGGCGGGCGGATCGCAAGGAAGTTCGGGACAAGATCGCGGCGACCATTATTTTACAGGCGTGGCTGGATCGGCGGGGTCGGACGGCCTGGGTTTAA
- a CDS encoding glucose-1-phosphate thymidylyltransferase encodes MKGLILSGGKGTRLRPITHTSAKQLVPVANEPVLFYGIRAIRDAGITDLGIVVGDTAREIEAAVGDGSAFGVKVTYIHQSAPLGLAHAVLEARDFLGDTPFVMYLGDNLILHGIKELVAEFRHGQADAQIMLAAVPNPSSFGVAMLDANGRVTRLEEKPAQPKSNLALVGVYMFRRAIWDAVRGIKPSARGELEITDAIQWLVDAGKEVRSHMVTGWWKDTGKLEDMLEANRMVLDSFETDVRGQVVDSTLEFKVVVQSGARIVNSTVRGPAIIGRNTVVENSYIGPFTAVYHDCTIRHCEIEHSIILENSRLSDIDGRICDSLIGRDVTVAPSQLKPRAIRLMLGDSSDVRLF; translated from the coding sequence TTGAAGGGGCTGATTCTTTCCGGCGGCAAGGGCACGCGGCTGCGGCCGATCACTCACACCAGCGCCAAGCAGTTGGTGCCGGTGGCCAACGAGCCGGTGCTGTTCTACGGCATTCGCGCGATCCGCGACGCGGGCATCACGGACCTGGGCATCGTCGTGGGCGACACCGCGCGGGAAATCGAGGCCGCCGTGGGCGATGGCTCGGCCTTCGGCGTCAAGGTGACCTACATCCACCAGAGCGCGCCGCTGGGCCTGGCGCACGCCGTGCTCGAAGCGCGGGATTTTCTCGGCGACACGCCGTTCGTCATGTACCTCGGCGACAACCTCATCCTGCACGGCATCAAGGAACTGGTCGCCGAATTCCGCCATGGTCAGGCCGACGCCCAGATCATGCTGGCCGCCGTGCCCAATCCCAGTTCCTTCGGCGTGGCGATGCTCGACGCCAACGGCCGCGTGACCCGGCTCGAGGAAAAACCGGCCCAGCCCAAAAGCAACCTCGCGCTCGTCGGCGTCTACATGTTCCGGCGGGCGATCTGGGACGCCGTGCGCGGCATCAAGCCGTCGGCGCGCGGCGAACTGGAGATCACCGACGCCATCCAGTGGCTGGTCGACGCCGGCAAGGAGGTGCGCAGCCACATGGTGACCGGTTGGTGGAAAGATACCGGCAAGCTCGAGGACATGCTCGAGGCCAACCGGATGGTGCTCGATTCGTTCGAAACCGACGTGCGCGGGCAAGTGGTCGATTCCACGCTGGAATTCAAGGTGGTCGTCCAGTCAGGGGCGCGGATCGTCAATTCCACGGTTCGCGGGCCGGCGATCATCGGGCGCAATACGGTCGTCGAAAACAGCTACATCGGGCCGTTCACCGCCGTCTACCACGATTGCACCATTCGCCATTGCGAAATCGAGCATTCGATCATTCTGGAAAACAGCCGCCTGTCGGATATTGACGGCCGTATCTGCGACAGCCTGATCGGCCGCGACGTGACGGTCGCGCCCAGCCAACTGAAACCGCGGGCCATTCGCCTCATGCTCGGCGATTCGTCCGACGTGCGGCTGTTTTGA